One region of Pseudoalteromonas sp. R3 genomic DNA includes:
- a CDS encoding ABC transporter permease — protein sequence MMAMMLDLKYALRQLYKSPKFTVMTLGVLLGGLSIALFTFSFLYTTIYKPLPLPEGETAQRLAVYNDGEFDMLTANEFMAVKQGVSVFSELGVYRDQDVRMSKGEAGRNFFGAAVQAGMFEFSRTKPLAGRTFTALDSLPGAPAVAVISEEMWADEFNRDPQLLGRAIELNGVQTEVVGIMPQGYRFPHIARIWLPLQDNIFDVQAPISEQFNVYIRLKEDVEVAHAEREITQVLRSLQLQNQQSYGMEAVQKQARILTFQMAQTGGEGATVFLFLSAISWVVLLLACINVGNLLLARILEKQKETAIRNALGASSGRLISQLMWEGILITVLGTFLSVCLVGALLDYVNVGLRSWLPGAGLFWWRYGLDGATLMMALVYMLGTLFMAVFLPAWRSTRQDINATLRDGTRGRKAEKQAVYREY from the coding sequence ATGATGGCCATGATGCTGGATCTAAAATACGCGTTGCGACAGCTTTATAAGTCGCCGAAATTTACCGTCATGACGCTCGGGGTATTATTGGGCGGTTTGTCGATAGCACTGTTCACGTTCTCATTTTTGTATACCACTATCTACAAGCCGTTGCCTTTGCCAGAAGGCGAAACTGCGCAGCGCCTTGCTGTGTATAACGACGGTGAGTTCGACATGCTCACTGCCAACGAATTTATGGCCGTCAAACAGGGCGTGTCGGTCTTCTCGGAACTTGGGGTTTACCGCGATCAGGATGTGCGAATGAGTAAAGGGGAGGCCGGGCGAAACTTTTTCGGCGCTGCTGTTCAGGCTGGTATGTTTGAATTCAGCCGAACTAAACCATTGGCCGGAAGGACCTTTACTGCCCTGGATAGCCTGCCCGGCGCCCCGGCTGTGGCTGTGATCAGCGAAGAGATGTGGGCAGATGAGTTTAATCGCGATCCTCAGTTGCTTGGCCGGGCTATTGAGCTAAACGGCGTACAAACGGAAGTTGTCGGAATTATGCCACAAGGCTACCGTTTTCCACATATTGCCCGTATCTGGTTACCTTTGCAGGATAACATCTTTGATGTGCAGGCTCCGATCAGTGAGCAGTTCAACGTCTATATCCGACTAAAAGAGGACGTAGAGGTTGCACACGCCGAGCGTGAAATCACTCAGGTGCTGCGCTCTTTACAGCTGCAAAATCAGCAAAGCTATGGCATGGAAGCAGTACAAAAGCAGGCGCGTATTCTGACTTTTCAAATGGCTCAGACCGGAGGCGAAGGCGCAACGGTGTTTTTATTTCTGAGCGCGATCTCCTGGGTGGTATTGCTATTGGCTTGTATTAATGTCGGTAATCTGCTGTTGGCCAGAATACTGGAAAAACAAAAAGAAACTGCCATCCGAAATGCACTGGGTGCCAGTTCCGGGCGCTTGATCAGCCAGCTGATGTGGGAAGGTATTTTGATCACTGTGCTGGGCACTTTCTTAAGCGTTTGTCTGGTCGGTGCCTTACTGGATTATGTCAACGTGGGGCTGCGCTCCTGGTTACCCGGCGCCGGACTATTCTGGTGGCGTTATGGCCTGGATGGTGCAACCCTGATGATGGCACTGGTTTATATGCTGGGTACTTTGTTTATGGCTGTTTTCTTGCCGGCCTGGCGCAGCACCCGACAAGACATCAATGCCACACTCAGAGACGGAACACGGGGGCGCAAAGCCGAAAAGCAGGCCGTTTATCGCGAATATTAG
- a CDS encoding FtsX-like permease family protein: MALLMLIGSVSALIANKFVNIDLGDDYQNVMSTRYSTPERTYPSAQQRLNLTYALMDEVQSHSAVTHVSVAQWLGPKKVHFGHQEFDQAQTGTEIDTISMIGDFQTTGVRLLEGRMFNRADTADKRKVVIISDSMAQRYWPGESALEQHFVMEIEGNREQVYVVGVVSNLMNPKSLFGRLDSADEIYLSGSQFVQTLQKLSYRILPGTTNAEEIFYRAMYNTAPNLDVTQTVMPAIKNRDKMRESMKFISHLTFATGAFALALAVIGIYGLTANAVAQRTHEIGIRRAVGARDRTIIALFMRQGATQLVIGLGLALLLFSVIAMGFQSFTEGLFPVSAYFVMACLVSIALTLVVLLAVYMPISRAIKLEPSSALRYE; this comes from the coding sequence GTGGCACTGCTGATGCTGATAGGCTCCGTATCGGCGCTGATCGCCAACAAGTTCGTTAATATTGATTTGGGCGATGACTATCAGAATGTGATGAGCACTCGCTATAGCACGCCTGAACGGACCTACCCAAGCGCGCAGCAACGTCTGAATCTGACCTATGCATTAATGGACGAAGTGCAAAGTCACAGTGCCGTCACTCATGTATCGGTTGCGCAGTGGCTGGGACCGAAAAAAGTGCACTTTGGTCATCAGGAGTTTGACCAAGCGCAGACCGGCACTGAAATAGATACCATCTCGATGATTGGTGATTTCCAGACTACTGGGGTCCGCTTGCTTGAAGGGCGAATGTTTAACCGGGCCGACACGGCGGACAAACGTAAGGTCGTGATCATCAGTGACTCAATGGCCCAGAGATACTGGCCAGGAGAATCGGCACTGGAGCAACATTTTGTGATGGAGATCGAAGGGAACCGTGAGCAGGTGTACGTTGTCGGTGTGGTGTCGAACCTGATGAATCCGAAATCTCTGTTCGGCAGGCTGGATTCAGCCGATGAAATATACCTCAGTGGTAGCCAGTTTGTGCAAACGCTTCAGAAGCTTTCCTATCGTATCTTGCCGGGCACCACGAATGCGGAGGAGATTTTCTACCGTGCCATGTATAACACGGCGCCTAACCTGGACGTGACACAAACCGTGATGCCAGCGATTAAAAATCGTGACAAGATGCGTGAGTCAATGAAGTTTATTTCTCACCTGACCTTCGCAACGGGCGCTTTTGCACTGGCACTGGCGGTGATTGGCATCTATGGTCTGACTGCCAATGCGGTGGCACAACGAACGCATGAAATCGGCATTCGCCGGGCTGTGGGGGCTCGTGATCGCACTATCATTGCGCTGTTTATGCGCCAGGGAGCGACGCAATTGGTGATTGGCCTGGGGCTGGCGTTGCTCCTGTTTAGCGTGATTGCTATGGGGTTTCAGAGTTTCACCGAAGGCCTGTTTCCGGTCAGCGCCTATTTTGTGATGGCTTGTTTAGTGAGCATTGCATTGACTTTGGTGGTGCTGTTGGCAGTTTATATGCCCATCAGCAGGGCGATAAAACTTGAACCGAGTTCAGCGCTGCGTTATGAATAG
- a CDS encoding sigma-54 dependent transcriptional regulator: protein MSIKRHILVADDDMNVIAGLSFLLQDEGYEVSCVTTAQAALEKVKVQSFDCALLDMNFGKDTTSGQEGLALISELRELDSRLPIVMMTGWATIELAVDAMRSGAQDFVQKPWDNERLLHTLETHITLAQSQGLNERLKQQNRLLQQAAHPQARNEIVARSQAMQQLLTQLEQLAQSDMNILLTGDNGTGKSMLAAYVHRCSARAEQAFVTANMGAIVESLFESEMFGHVKGAFTDAKAARAGRFEMARHGTLFLDEIANIPLSQQAKLLSVLEERKFEAVGSSQSQVADVRLISATNGDLPAHIQAGTFRQDLYYRLNTVELRVPSLRERAEDIAPLSDYFLAQFAAKYNKPEPTLSEEAAVALHNYDWPGNIRELRHVLERALFVCNSALIMPEDLAIAATGEEQVQSIDNPGLTLDEIEQAVLRQRLRHHKGNASETARSLGLSRSGYYRRLAKFGMAE from the coding sequence ATGAGCATAAAACGGCATATTTTGGTGGCCGATGATGATATGAACGTCATTGCGGGCTTATCTTTTTTGTTGCAGGACGAAGGGTACGAGGTGAGCTGTGTCACCACTGCTCAGGCCGCATTGGAGAAAGTCAAAGTGCAGTCGTTTGACTGCGCTTTGCTGGACATGAATTTTGGTAAGGATACGACTTCTGGCCAGGAGGGACTGGCTTTAATCTCTGAGCTCAGAGAGCTGGATAGTCGGCTGCCGATTGTCATGATGACAGGTTGGGCGACCATAGAACTGGCGGTGGATGCGATGCGCAGTGGTGCTCAGGATTTTGTGCAAAAGCCCTGGGACAATGAGCGTTTGCTACATACACTGGAAACACATATCACACTGGCGCAGTCGCAAGGGCTGAATGAGCGTCTTAAACAACAAAACCGCCTGTTGCAGCAGGCGGCTCATCCGCAAGCACGCAATGAAATCGTGGCGCGCTCTCAGGCGATGCAACAGCTTTTGACACAGCTTGAGCAGCTGGCACAAAGCGACATGAATATCTTGCTCACAGGCGATAACGGTACCGGAAAAAGCATGCTGGCAGCCTATGTGCATCGATGCTCCGCGCGTGCTGAGCAGGCTTTTGTTACGGCAAATATGGGCGCGATTGTTGAAAGCCTGTTTGAAAGCGAAATGTTTGGCCATGTCAAAGGGGCATTCACCGATGCTAAGGCTGCGCGGGCCGGACGTTTCGAAATGGCCCGTCATGGCACCTTATTTCTCGATGAGATAGCCAATATACCGCTGTCACAGCAGGCCAAATTACTGAGTGTGCTGGAGGAGCGTAAGTTTGAGGCCGTTGGCAGCAGTCAGTCTCAGGTTGCTGATGTGCGCCTGATCTCAGCCACCAATGGCGATTTACCTGCGCACATTCAGGCAGGGACGTTTCGTCAGGATCTGTACTACCGGCTCAATACCGTTGAGCTCAGAGTGCCGTCTCTCAGAGAAAGAGCGGAAGATATCGCACCGCTGAGCGACTACTTTTTGGCGCAGTTTGCGGCTAAATACAATAAACCTGAGCCAACACTGAGTGAGGAAGCGGCAGTCGCACTGCACAATTATGACTGGCCCGGCAATATTCGGGAGCTGCGTCATGTGCTGGAAAGAGCCTTGTTTGTCTGTAATTCAGCCTTGATCATGCCTGAAGATCTGGCAATTGCTGCGACAGGTGAAGAGCAGGTGCAGAGCATTGATAACCCAGGCCTGACGCTGGACGAAATCGAACAAGCCGTACTGCGCCAGCGACTACGCCATCATAAAGGTAATGCCAGTGAAACGGCCCGTTCACTTGGGCTGAGTCGCAGTGGATATTACCGTCGACTGGCAAAATTTGGGATGGCGGAGTAA
- a CDS encoding ATP-binding protein, whose product MVPEESWFGLTRLQRLIIAVCLPCYLLMITGLHMAGWNSYLVVFIATVLGLLFCYLVVASKVLLAHQLRTLTNLIEAMTVGDYSLRGRVSGDRAMSELLSQVNLLAESLSHHKAMAVESRLLLDKFIDQMDAMVLVLDEHERVIMANQPAQAVLLTQKPSAEHPLKLTSSKLGQQLMACEGKIVTLDDGQLSGEYLVLRERFISDGKTHQFLIISNAERLLMEKERTAWQGLLRVLSHEVNNSLTPISTIAQQLNKRLAQQDNLPSAQSLRQGVGIISERASSLSTFLEGYTRLTHLPQPNKSPLKLGFVTQTLEALYPEIHWRFAVDESATVMADKQQFEQILLNLTKNAQEAVSSEQHPEITFSSSTQMNQLVLTMVDNGTGISNPENVFVPFYTTKAQGSGIGLALCRQIMFSHGGSIKLDNNPDGPGARVRLFFPYYEH is encoded by the coding sequence ATGGTGCCTGAAGAATCCTGGTTTGGACTGACCCGCCTGCAACGCCTGATCATTGCCGTGTGTCTGCCGTGTTATCTGCTGATGATTACGGGTTTGCATATGGCGGGCTGGAATAGTTACTTAGTGGTGTTTATTGCCACTGTACTTGGCTTGCTGTTCTGCTATCTGGTCGTGGCGAGTAAAGTCTTACTGGCGCATCAACTCAGAACCCTGACAAACCTGATAGAGGCGATGACCGTTGGCGACTATTCGTTACGGGGTCGGGTAAGCGGTGACAGGGCAATGTCTGAGTTGCTGAGCCAGGTGAATCTGCTGGCAGAGAGTCTGAGTCATCATAAAGCCATGGCGGTGGAGTCCCGCCTGCTCTTGGATAAATTTATCGACCAGATGGATGCCATGGTGTTGGTGCTGGATGAACACGAGCGGGTAATTATGGCTAATCAGCCTGCTCAGGCGGTACTCTTAACGCAAAAGCCCAGTGCAGAGCATCCGCTGAAACTCACCAGCAGTAAACTGGGCCAGCAGCTGATGGCCTGTGAGGGCAAAATAGTGACACTGGATGATGGCCAGCTCAGTGGTGAATACCTGGTACTGCGAGAGCGATTTATCAGCGATGGCAAAACCCATCAGTTCTTAATCATTAGTAATGCTGAGCGTTTGTTGATGGAAAAAGAACGCACTGCCTGGCAGGGGTTACTGCGGGTGTTAAGTCACGAGGTAAATAACTCGCTGACGCCTATCAGTACTATCGCCCAGCAGCTCAACAAACGCCTGGCTCAGCAAGATAATTTGCCGTCTGCACAAAGTCTGCGTCAGGGGGTGGGGATTATTAGCGAGCGGGCAAGCTCACTCAGCACTTTCCTTGAAGGCTACACTCGTCTGACCCACTTACCTCAGCCCAATAAGAGCCCACTTAAGTTGGGTTTTGTCACCCAGACACTGGAAGCGCTTTATCCTGAGATCCACTGGCGGTTTGCGGTCGATGAGTCGGCTACTGTGATGGCTGATAAACAACAGTTCGAACAGATCTTACTTAACCTCACCAAGAATGCGCAGGAAGCCGTATCGTCTGAGCAGCACCCCGAAATCACCTTTTCCTCGTCCACTCAAATGAACCAGCTGGTCCTGACTATGGTTGATAACGGGACAGGGATCTCAAATCCGGAAAATGTGTTTGTACCGTTTTACACGACCAAAGCACAGGGTAGTGGCATCGGGCTGGCTTTATGCCGACAGATCATGTTTTCTCACGGTGGCAGTATTAAACTGGATAATAACCCGGATGGTCCGGGCGCCCGGGTCAGGCTGTTTTTTCCTTATTATGAGCATTGA
- a CDS encoding trypsin-like serine protease, which yields MLKVKNTLSMTALSVSLGLGLSAAAIAQPANVGGHSLDSISPEYYEPEIVGGNPANTADWPFYTQILNSNGTTAFCGGSYVGDGYVLTAAHCVNNKSARFLNVKVAGFLLGGNDGDRIAVAEKYVHPQYNSSTLNHDVALLKLVRTPTQGSSVALAQGNVEQYVRVGDLISVAGLGRLSEGGSRPTNLYEVDVPLVSDQVCRQSGGAYQNVGSVAFCAGYPQGQKDSCSGDSGGPIVANSGGQVVQLGIVSWGVGCARPEKYGVYADVAALRSWIDSVKGDAEPVSVSFKANDTLAGFKVGETKAHTFTITNSGNTPFSFKSVNLTTSGVTSGLVNPVDTCSASTLTANQSCQVGVEFGASRSGTAGVALNFTLEESQVNYSAKATATVTSGGDTGCPGNWDASKVYDKPDQVTYQGFKYEARWWTRGDVPSESGTWGVWKQIGVDSGCTR from the coding sequence ATGTTAAAGGTTAAAAATACACTCTCAATGACAGCGTTGTCTGTTTCGCTGGGGCTGGGTCTGAGTGCCGCAGCTATCGCTCAGCCGGCCAATGTAGGTGGGCACTCACTTGATAGTATAAGTCCTGAATACTATGAACCTGAAATTGTCGGTGGTAATCCAGCTAACACCGCAGACTGGCCATTCTATACCCAGATCCTCAATTCTAACGGGACCACCGCGTTTTGTGGCGGCAGTTATGTGGGGGATGGTTATGTATTGACGGCTGCGCACTGTGTTAACAATAAGTCAGCGCGCTTTTTAAATGTTAAAGTGGCGGGCTTTTTACTGGGTGGCAATGATGGTGACCGCATTGCTGTGGCTGAAAAATACGTACACCCTCAATATAACAGCAGCACGCTGAACCATGATGTTGCGTTACTTAAGCTGGTTCGCACACCAACTCAGGGTAGCTCGGTTGCGTTAGCTCAGGGGAATGTTGAGCAATATGTACGGGTTGGCGATTTAATCTCAGTAGCGGGCCTTGGCCGTCTTAGCGAGGGCGGCAGCCGCCCTACCAATCTGTATGAAGTAGACGTGCCACTTGTTTCTGATCAGGTATGTCGTCAATCTGGCGGCGCCTATCAGAATGTTGGCAGTGTGGCATTTTGTGCAGGCTACCCTCAGGGTCAGAAAGATTCGTGTAGTGGTGACAGTGGCGGCCCTATTGTTGCGAACTCCGGCGGTCAGGTCGTTCAGCTGGGGATTGTCAGCTGGGGGGTCGGCTGTGCCCGCCCGGAAAAATATGGCGTGTACGCAGATGTTGCGGCGCTGCGTAGCTGGATAGACAGCGTGAAAGGCGATGCTGAGCCAGTATCAGTGTCGTTCAAGGCAAATGATACTCTGGCAGGCTTTAAAGTCGGAGAAACCAAAGCTCATACCTTCACTATCACCAATTCAGGCAATACGCCATTTAGCTTTAAGTCAGTCAATCTGACCACCAGTGGTGTGACATCTGGTCTGGTTAATCCGGTGGATACGTGTAGTGCCAGCACCTTGACGGCAAACCAGAGTTGTCAGGTTGGTGTTGAATTTGGTGCAAGCCGAAGCGGTACTGCGGGTGTGGCGCTGAACTTTACACTGGAAGAAAGCCAGGTGAACTACAGTGCAAAAGCGACTGCGACAGTTACGTCAGGTGGTGATACGGGTTGTCCGGGCAACTGGGACGCGAGCAAAGTGTACGATAAGCCAGATCAGGTGACGTATCAGGGCTTTAAGTACGAAGCACGCTGGTGGACGCGTGGTGATGTGCCAAGCGAGTCGGGCACCTGGGGCGTCTGGAAGCAAATTGGCGTTGATAGCGGCTGCACACGCTAA
- a CDS encoding cytochrome b/b6 domain-containing protein, which produces MIHKEILGTWLIWMLILGHAAVALYHHFVKRDRTLLKMTHGGER; this is translated from the coding sequence ATTATTCACAAGGAAATTCTCGGTACCTGGTTGATTTGGATGCTGATCTTAGGCCATGCCGCTGTCGCGCTTTACCATCACTTTGTGAAACGAGATCGAACTTTGCTTAAAATGACACACGGTGGCGAGCGCTAG
- a CDS encoding zf-TFIIB domain-containing protein, with the protein MQCPRTLHPLKKVKVGGIEVFISEHSGGAFFDNQVLANFTNPADLRAEVLAKHLRQFSAPLADESNRVNCPKCPDIVMMRRYFSPLRVVEIDECPGCGGIWLDTGELDKLHQNHLSAKEREMLRIKMLEEHRAFHIDSPSRYKLSGKDGRSNLEKAFEIAAEMISD; encoded by the coding sequence ATGCAGTGTCCCAGAACTTTACACCCACTGAAAAAGGTCAAAGTGGGTGGTATTGAGGTATTTATATCTGAACACAGTGGCGGCGCCTTTTTTGACAACCAGGTATTGGCTAATTTCACCAATCCAGCTGACTTGCGTGCAGAGGTGCTGGCTAAGCACTTGCGCCAGTTTTCAGCGCCACTCGCCGATGAAAGTAACCGAGTAAACTGCCCTAAATGTCCAGATATCGTGATGATGCGCCGTTATTTCAGTCCATTACGTGTCGTTGAAATTGACGAGTGTCCGGGCTGTGGCGGTATCTGGCTTGATACAGGTGAGCTGGACAAATTACACCAGAATCACCTGAGTGCAAAAGAACGTGAGATGTTGAGGATCAAAATGCTGGAGGAGCACCGGGCTTTTCATATTGATAGTCCCAGTCGCTATAAATTATCCGGGAAAGATGGCCGCAGCAATCTGGAAAAAGCGTTTGAAATCGCCGCAGAGATGATAAGTGATTGA
- a CDS encoding glutathione S-transferase family protein: MGRLIEGKWHDVWYDTKSNQGKFQREDAQLRSWVTADGSAGPSGDSGFKAESGRYHLYVSLACPWAHRTLIFRKLKQLEAHIDVSVVSPDMLEHGWTFDKETLSSGDTLFEHSYMHQLYTRNKTDYSGRVTVPVLWDKHTNRIVSNESSEIIRMFNSAFNELTGNTDDYYPEALRQDIDEINEFVYHKINNGVYKAGFATEQAAYEEAVTALFEALEQLEQRLSRQRYLVGDTLTEADWRLFTTLIRFDSVYHGHFKCNLKQIEDFPNLAGYIRELYQWPNVADTVDFYHIKRHYYFSHTMINPTQVVPVGPDIDYTQPHNRG, encoded by the coding sequence ATGGGACGATTGATTGAAGGTAAATGGCATGATGTCTGGTACGACACTAAAAGTAACCAGGGTAAGTTTCAACGTGAAGACGCTCAGTTGCGCAGTTGGGTAACCGCCGATGGCAGCGCAGGACCGAGCGGTGACAGCGGCTTCAAAGCAGAGTCTGGCCGATATCACTTGTATGTGTCGCTGGCATGTCCCTGGGCACATCGAACCCTGATCTTCAGAAAGCTAAAGCAACTTGAAGCCCATATTGACGTCTCTGTGGTTAGCCCGGATATGCTTGAGCACGGCTGGACCTTTGACAAGGAGACGCTCAGCAGTGGTGACACGCTATTTGAGCACAGCTACATGCACCAGCTGTATACCCGTAATAAAACAGATTACTCTGGCCGTGTGACAGTGCCTGTCCTTTGGGACAAACACACCAACCGGATTGTCAGTAATGAGTCGAGCGAGATCATTCGCATGTTCAATTCGGCCTTCAATGAACTGACGGGTAACACTGATGATTACTACCCTGAAGCGTTGCGTCAGGACATTGATGAAATCAACGAGTTTGTATATCACAAAATCAACAACGGAGTATATAAAGCGGGGTTTGCGACAGAACAGGCAGCCTACGAAGAGGCTGTAACGGCCTTGTTTGAAGCCCTTGAACAGCTGGAACAACGACTGAGCAGGCAGCGCTATCTGGTGGGCGATACACTCACAGAAGCAGACTGGCGCTTGTTTACCACACTGATCCGCTTCGACAGCGTATACCATGGACACTTTAAATGTAACCTGAAACAGATTGAGGACTTCCCGAATCTGGCAGGGTATATCCGTGAGCTATATCAGTGGCCAAACGTAGCCGACACGGTAGATTTTTATCATATTAAGCGCCATTACTATTTTAGCCACACCATGATCAACCCAACCCAGGTTGTCCCTGTCGGCCCGGACATAGACTACACACAACCGCACAATCGCGGATAA
- a CDS encoding pirin family protein, with translation MQIIRINKAQATRDGAGVNITRIAGFDGKSLDPFLMIDELKSDNSSDYMAGFPAHPHRGIETFTYIRKGGFEHQDQMGNKKAIRAGDVQWMSTGRGVIHSEMPLSDAEQGMHGFQIWLNMPAKDKMRAPRYQDTTEHKAPVIVTHSGAQLKALAGEWQVEGQTASSPINDLAGNGVIADVVLPPQQQISLDMSGFGKVLLYIHTGSLADTRLSATYQLELDPSHPVELHSGEQGAGVLVLAGQPIGEKIAHMGPFVMNTPEELHQAVRDYHAGKFGSI, from the coding sequence ATGCAAATTATTCGTATCAATAAAGCGCAGGCTACGCGGGATGGTGCAGGCGTAAACATCACCCGGATCGCGGGCTTTGATGGTAAAAGTTTGGATCCCTTTTTGATGATCGATGAACTGAAATCAGACAACAGCAGTGACTATATGGCTGGCTTTCCAGCACATCCACATCGCGGTATTGAAACCTTTACCTACATTCGTAAGGGCGGCTTTGAACATCAGGATCAGATGGGCAACAAGAAAGCCATTCGCGCCGGAGATGTACAATGGATGAGTACCGGACGCGGCGTGATCCATTCGGAAATGCCACTGAGCGATGCCGAACAGGGCATGCACGGTTTTCAGATCTGGCTCAATATGCCTGCCAAAGACAAAATGCGCGCTCCCCGTTATCAGGATACGACTGAGCACAAGGCACCCGTTATAGTCACCCACTCTGGCGCCCAGCTCAAGGCACTGGCTGGAGAGTGGCAAGTTGAAGGGCAAACAGCCAGTTCACCGATAAATGACTTAGCAGGTAATGGCGTCATTGCCGATGTGGTTTTACCTCCTCAGCAACAGATCTCGCTGGATATGTCGGGTTTTGGCAAAGTGCTGCTCTACATTCACACGGGTAGTCTGGCCGATACACGCCTGAGCGCCACCTATCAGCTGGAGCTTGACCCATCTCACCCGGTAGAGCTGCACAGTGGCGAGCAAGGAGCAGGTGTGCTGGTGCTGGCAGGCCAGCCAATCGGGGAGAAAATTGCCCATATGGGGCCGTTTGTCATGAATACACCGGAAGAGCTACATCAGGCCGTGCGTGACTATCATGCCGGTAAATTCGGTAGCATTTAA